In the genome of Terribacillus sp. FSL K6-0262, one region contains:
- a CDS encoding alanine--glyoxylate aminotransferase family protein, which produces MLPDQLLLRIPGPSPIPPSVQRAMSQPMIGHRGAETTALLQRIKPKLKPVFGTKQDVLLVTGSGTAGLEAAVANTSKPGDEVLVVVVGAFGDRFVKIAQAYQLLVHRLDVTWGEAAKPDDIKSYLEEHPGISSVFVTYCETSTGVLNPIKEIAEAIREASEALVIVDGVSCVAGVETEFDEWGIDILVTGTQKAFMLPGGMFFAVVSDRAWRVIEENPQPRFYLDLTKYRDGLEKDSTPFTPALSIMFGLEQVLTLLEEEGLEQVYARHRLMRDMTRAAFRALGIPLLVEDAYASPTVTAIKPDDFDAEQLRKQLKQEFNLAFAGGQQHMKGQIFRIGHMGYCSPADVLQVIGAVEIGLVQIGKQVTMGAGTAAAQQIYLERGVK; this is translated from the coding sequence ATGTTACCAGATCAGCTTTTACTACGGATTCCAGGACCGTCACCAATACCGCCGAGCGTACAGCGTGCGATGAGCCAGCCTATGATAGGTCATCGCGGTGCAGAGACAACTGCTTTGCTGCAGCGGATCAAGCCTAAATTGAAGCCGGTCTTCGGTACGAAGCAGGATGTGCTGCTTGTGACGGGCAGCGGAACTGCCGGATTGGAAGCAGCAGTGGCCAATACCTCCAAGCCGGGAGATGAAGTGCTGGTCGTCGTCGTGGGTGCTTTCGGCGATCGGTTTGTCAAGATAGCCCAAGCATATCAGCTTCTGGTCCATCGCCTGGATGTGACTTGGGGAGAAGCGGCGAAACCGGATGATATAAAGAGTTACTTGGAAGAACATCCGGGAATCAGCTCGGTCTTTGTCACCTATTGTGAAACATCCACAGGAGTGCTGAACCCGATCAAAGAAATTGCTGAAGCTATCCGTGAAGCTTCAGAGGCCTTGGTCATCGTGGATGGCGTATCCTGTGTGGCGGGTGTGGAGACGGAATTCGATGAGTGGGGCATCGACATTTTGGTGACAGGCACACAGAAAGCATTCATGCTTCCGGGCGGGATGTTCTTTGCTGTAGTCAGTGATCGGGCATGGCGAGTGATCGAGGAGAATCCGCAGCCGCGATTTTACTTGGATTTGACGAAATATCGGGATGGTCTGGAAAAGGACAGCACGCCTTTTACACCAGCTTTATCCATTATGTTCGGACTCGAGCAAGTGCTGACATTGCTTGAGGAGGAAGGATTGGAGCAAGTGTATGCAAGGCATCGGCTGATGCGTGATATGACAAGAGCTGCCTTTCGTGCATTGGGGATACCGCTGCTTGTGGAGGATGCATATGCTTCCCCGACGGTGACTGCGATCAAACCGGACGATTTTGATGCGGAGCAGCTGCGTAAGCAATTGAAGCAGGAATTCAATTTGGCTTTTGCAGGCGGCCAGCAGCATATGAAGGGACAAATCTTCCGGATCGGTCATATGGGATATTGCTCGCCGGCAGATGTACTGCAGGTAATCGGGGCAGTGGAAATAGGTCTTGTACAGATCGGCAAACAAGTGACAATGGGAGCAGGAACAGCAGCGGCACAGCAAATCTACTTGGAACGGGGAGTGAAGTGA
- a CDS encoding AAA family ATPase — MGKVIAIANQKGGVGKTTSSVNLSACLAFLGNKVLLVDIDPQGNATSGVGVNKADVENCVYNVLVEDMEAEKVLVSTAVDNLDVIPATIQLAGAEIELVPTISREVRLKKAIDSVKDDYDYVIIDCPPSLGLLTLNSLTAADSVLIPVQCEYYALEGLSQLLNTIRLVQKHLNKHLMIEGVLLTMLDARTNLGIQVIEEVKKYFQDKVYQSIIPRNVRLGEAPSYGQPIIIYDPKSRGADVYLDLAKEVMAHGQRVGERS, encoded by the coding sequence ATGGGCAAAGTAATCGCAATCGCAAATCAAAAGGGCGGTGTAGGAAAAACAACCTCCAGCGTCAATTTGAGTGCTTGCCTGGCTTTTTTAGGAAATAAAGTATTGCTTGTAGACATTGACCCGCAAGGAAATGCTACAAGCGGTGTTGGTGTGAACAAAGCAGATGTCGAGAATTGTGTATACAACGTTCTAGTTGAGGATATGGAGGCTGAAAAAGTCCTAGTGTCAACTGCTGTTGATAATCTGGACGTCATCCCGGCGACCATTCAGCTTGCTGGAGCCGAGATCGAGCTGGTACCGACGATCTCAAGGGAAGTCCGGCTGAAAAAGGCGATTGATAGTGTGAAAGATGATTATGATTATGTCATCATCGATTGTCCGCCTTCTTTGGGACTGCTGACTTTGAATTCACTGACAGCAGCAGATTCTGTCCTCATCCCTGTCCAATGCGAATATTATGCATTAGAAGGGCTGAGTCAGCTATTGAATACCATTCGTCTTGTCCAGAAGCATTTGAACAAGCATTTGATGATTGAAGGCGTATTGCTGACGATGCTGGATGCTCGTACCAATCTAGGTATCCAAGTCATTGAAGAAGTGAAGAAATATTTCCAGGATAAAGTGTATCAGTCAATCATTCCGAGAAATGTGCGGCTGGGCGAAGCACCAAGTTATGGTCAGCCGATCATTATTTATGATCCGAAGTCGCGTGGAGCAGATGTTTATTTAGACTTAGCAAAGGAAGTGATGGCGCATGGCCAAAGGGTTGGGGAAAGGTCTTAA
- the noc gene encoding nucleoid occlusion protein — protein MLHPFSRIFGLGDKSDSAETENDAHQDEVVNLRVQDIVPNQYQPRTVFQEEKIKELAQTIRTHGIIQPIVVRKNAEGSYELIAGERRWRAVQSLEWETVPAIIRDMSDTETASVALIENLQREELTVIEEALAYERLLELHSLTQEALAQRLGKSQSTIANKMRLLKLPESVQQALLEKKITERHARALIVLKDAEKQELILQEIIDKELNVKETEARIARIRNAQPKKKRPKLKGVNKDMRIAMNTIRQSLSMVSDTGINLETEEEDLDDYYQITIKIPKKS, from the coding sequence ATGTTACACCCTTTCAGCCGCATTTTTGGGCTAGGTGATAAATCGGATTCAGCAGAAACGGAAAACGATGCACATCAGGACGAAGTAGTAAACCTTCGGGTTCAGGATATTGTCCCGAACCAATACCAGCCAAGAACCGTTTTCCAGGAGGAAAAAATCAAAGAACTGGCTCAGACGATCCGTACGCATGGCATCATCCAGCCAATTGTTGTCCGGAAAAATGCTGAGGGCAGCTATGAATTGATTGCAGGTGAACGCCGCTGGCGAGCAGTCCAGTCTTTGGAATGGGAAACTGTGCCTGCCATCATTCGTGACATGTCGGATACAGAGACAGCTTCTGTAGCATTGATAGAAAACTTGCAGCGGGAAGAGCTGACAGTCATCGAGGAAGCACTTGCATATGAGCGTTTGCTCGAGCTGCACTCCTTGACCCAGGAAGCATTGGCGCAGCGTCTCGGCAAAAGTCAATCCACTATTGCCAATAAGATGCGATTATTAAAGCTGCCAGAATCCGTACAGCAGGCTTTACTGGAAAAGAAAATTACCGAGCGGCATGCTCGTGCGCTTATTGTGTTGAAAGACGCAGAAAAGCAAGAGTTGATTTTGCAGGAAATCATCGACAAGGAATTGAATGTAAAAGAAACAGAGGCACGCATCGCCCGTATCAGGAATGCTCAACCGAAAAAGAAACGTCCTAAGCTAAAGGGTGTCAATAAGGATATGCGCATTGCCATGAATACGATTCGCCAATCGCTTTCCATGGTCTCCGACACAGGCATCAACTTAGAAACAGAAGAAGAAGACCTGGATGATTATTATCAAATTACAATTAAAATACCGAAAAAGTCATGA
- a CDS encoding mechanosensitive ion channel family protein, translating to MNVEEQWTSIFDYLTSAELWTSIGFVVLKIVMIIILSMVVVRVANNIVERTFNNSLREKANLKSPIVSERREKTLKKLIQNVITYVVYFTAVVMVLSQLGLNIGALIASAGVAGLAIGFGAQSLVKDVISGFFIIFENQFSVGDNIQTAGIRGDVEEIGLRTCKIRNWTGELHIIPNGNITQVTNFSVHNSLGVLDINVPYEADLQLAEEVIMQVLLELPAEYPEIQSTPQLLGVETLSTSHIVLRAIIETLPMEHFGVAREARNRIKTKLLERNISIPAPRLVMYNKQEAEELMKENAIRGSARE from the coding sequence ATGAATGTAGAGGAGCAATGGACCAGTATTTTCGATTATTTGACGAGTGCCGAGCTCTGGACCAGCATTGGTTTTGTAGTATTGAAGATAGTTATGATCATTATATTGTCCATGGTGGTCGTACGTGTGGCCAATAATATTGTGGAGAGGACTTTCAATAATTCTTTGAGGGAAAAGGCTAATCTCAAGTCGCCGATAGTCTCGGAACGTCGAGAGAAAACATTAAAAAAATTGATTCAAAATGTAATCACCTATGTTGTGTACTTCACTGCTGTAGTGATGGTGTTGTCACAGCTTGGCTTAAATATAGGAGCGTTGATAGCAAGTGCAGGAGTCGCCGGCTTGGCTATCGGTTTCGGTGCACAAAGCTTGGTGAAGGATGTAATCAGCGGTTTCTTCATCATTTTTGAGAATCAATTTTCCGTAGGCGATAATATTCAGACAGCCGGAATCAGGGGAGACGTTGAAGAAATTGGCTTGCGTACATGTAAGATACGAAACTGGACAGGCGAATTGCACATCATACCGAATGGTAATATTACGCAAGTCACCAATTTCTCTGTGCATAACAGTTTAGGGGTATTGGATATCAACGTTCCATATGAGGCTGATTTGCAACTGGCTGAAGAAGTCATCATGCAGGTATTATTGGAGCTGCCGGCCGAATACCCGGAAATTCAATCAACACCGCAGTTGTTAGGAGTGGAGACTTTATCTACTTCGCATATCGTCCTGCGCGCCATCATTGAGACGTTACCGATGGAACATTTTGGTGTGGCCCGGGAAGCAAGAAACCGGATCAAAACAAAATTACTGGAACGAAATATCAGTATTCCAGCTCCTAGACTGGTCATGTATAATAAACAAGAAGCAGAAGAACTCATGAAGGAAAATGCCATAAGGGGGAGTGCTCGTGAATGA
- a CDS encoding DUF951 domain-containing protein, whose amino-acid sequence MNDKVYQLNDVVQMKKAHPCGENRWKIIRLGMDIRIKCEGCGHSVLIPRKKFETKMKKVLEHAEEPTN is encoded by the coding sequence GTGAATGACAAAGTCTATCAGCTGAATGATGTGGTGCAAATGAAAAAGGCCCATCCATGCGGCGAAAATCGCTGGAAAATCATCCGATTGGGAATGGATATCCGGATTAAATGTGAAGGCTGCGGTCATAGCGTGCTCATTCCTCGGAAAAAATTCGAGACAAAGATGAAAAAAGTTTTGGAGCACGCAGAAGAACCGACAAATTAA
- the ychF gene encoding redox-regulated ATPase YchF, translated as MALTAGIVGLPNVGKSTLFNAITQAGAESANYPFCTIDPNVGIVEVPDSRLNKLTELVKPKKTIPTAFEFTDIAGIVKGASKGEGLGNQFLSHIRQVDAIVHVVRCFDDENITHVSGKVDPIDDIETINLELIFADLDSVNKRLQRVEKLARQKDKEAVAEQEVLSKIKEALENEQPARALEFTDEQQKIVKGLHLLTSKPVLYAANVSEEEVADPSANENLAKVQEFAANEGAQVIVVCAKIESEIAELEGEEKEMFLEELGIPESGLDQLIKASYSLLGLATYFTAGEQEVRAWTFKKGIKAPQAAGIIHTDFEKGFIRAETVSYEDLVDAGSMAVAKERGKVRLEGKEYLVQDGDVMHFRFNV; from the coding sequence ATGGCTTTAACAGCAGGTATTGTCGGATTACCGAACGTCGGTAAATCCACATTGTTCAATGCGATCACACAAGCGGGGGCGGAATCTGCCAACTATCCGTTCTGTACGATCGATCCAAATGTCGGCATTGTAGAAGTCCCGGATTCACGTTTAAATAAATTGACTGAACTGGTCAAACCGAAGAAAACCATCCCAACTGCATTCGAATTCACTGATATCGCTGGTATTGTGAAAGGTGCGAGCAAGGGAGAAGGACTTGGCAACCAGTTCCTATCCCACATCCGTCAAGTAGACGCAATCGTTCACGTCGTTCGCTGCTTTGATGATGAAAATATCACGCATGTATCCGGTAAAGTCGATCCAATCGATGATATCGAGACAATCAATCTGGAATTGATCTTTGCAGACCTTGATTCTGTCAATAAACGCCTGCAGCGTGTAGAGAAGCTTGCCCGTCAAAAAGACAAAGAAGCTGTTGCAGAACAAGAAGTCCTATCCAAGATCAAAGAAGCACTAGAGAATGAACAGCCTGCCCGTGCGCTGGAATTCACGGATGAACAGCAAAAGATCGTAAAAGGCTTGCATCTTTTGACAAGCAAACCGGTTTTGTACGCTGCTAACGTGAGTGAAGAAGAAGTTGCAGATCCGTCCGCTAATGAAAATCTTGCCAAGGTACAGGAGTTTGCGGCAAATGAAGGCGCACAGGTAATCGTTGTTTGTGCGAAGATCGAGTCGGAAATTGCTGAGCTTGAAGGCGAGGAAAAGGAAATGTTCCTCGAAGAGTTAGGCATTCCAGAGTCAGGTTTGGATCAGCTGATCAAGGCTTCTTACAGCCTGCTTGGCTTGGCGACTTATTTCACGGCCGGGGAACAGGAAGTGCGGGCTTGGACCTTCAAGAAAGGTATCAAAGCGCCTCAGGCTGCAGGTATCATTCATACTGATTTTGAAAAAGGGTTCATCCGGGCAGAAACCGTTTCTTATGAGGACCTGGTTGATGCTGGTTCCATGGCTGTCGCAAAAGAGCGCGGGAAGGTTCGCTTGGAAGGTAAAGAGTATTTGGTGCAAGACGGAGATGTCATGCATTTCCGTTTCAACGTGTAA
- the yyaC gene encoding spore protease YyaC, with protein sequence MSLKRIFTKKKEFRCDYQDPLLISKAYETISSWIPDDQDIVVLCIGTDRSTGDALGPIIGSFLTEKPLNRLQVYGTLESPVHAVNLVERMQMITEKHPNAFMIAIDACLGRTTSIGSIIVSPTPLRPGAALKKDLPAVGDAQITGIVNASGDMEYFVLQNTRLHLVMQLAYKISALLLAIDRKQAPLLSSDTTAAEN encoded by the coding sequence ATGAGCCTGAAGAGAATATTTACGAAAAAAAAGGAGTTCCGCTGTGACTACCAAGACCCCCTTCTTATAAGTAAAGCTTATGAAACAATCAGCTCATGGATTCCTGACGACCAAGATATTGTTGTTCTTTGCATCGGCACGGATCGTTCGACTGGAGATGCATTAGGACCGATCATTGGGTCATTCCTGACAGAAAAGCCATTGAATAGGCTCCAAGTATATGGAACACTGGAATCGCCTGTCCATGCCGTCAATCTGGTGGAACGTATGCAAATGATTACGGAAAAGCATCCAAATGCTTTTATGATCGCGATTGACGCTTGCCTGGGAAGGACGACTTCCATAGGTTCCATCATTGTTTCTCCTACACCTCTGAGACCGGGGGCGGCATTGAAAAAGGACCTTCCTGCCGTTGGGGATGCTCAAATAACCGGTATCGTTAATGCCAGCGGGGATATGGAGTATTTTGTACTGCAAAATACACGCTTGCATCTTGTCATGCAGCTTGCATATAAAATCAGTGCACTTTTACTTGCTATCGATCGTAAACAAGCACCACTTTTATCTTCCGACACAACAGCCGCCGAAAATTGA
- a CDS encoding MDR family MFS transporter — MAVATQTIDKHVQVENRIPLIIVLMVGNFIALINETVMNVALPNIEETLGIKTTTAHWLSTGYMLTIGILIPISAYLMQRFTTRQLLLTALSFFFIGTLVAGVAPDFAVLLLGRVIQASGSGIIIPLVTTVIITITPLAKRGSMLGLLMVVILFAPAIGPVFSGLVVEQASWRYVFISVLPLTLALLGFAAYYVRNVLETKRTKIDILSVVLSVIGFGSVVVGFSGAGAQGWTSPLVLGALLIGFAAIAYFAYRQFNLEMPMLDLRPYRNKNFLMAILVTITVMMCFFAAMILLPVFMQDALGISAFDSGIVLFPGGIMIAVMALFTGRLSDRFGPKPFAVTGTVLLVGMIALMATISTDTSMLQFTLLYVGFTFAIGLILTPMTTLGLNQLSEELYSHGSASLNAFNQISGAIGPALFITLMSSGSQAAAAQGAAHAMTAGVQFAFTIAGAFAIAAVVFVLLVKQSKPIHHYRYE; from the coding sequence ATGGCTGTTGCTACACAAACAATCGATAAACATGTGCAAGTGGAAAATCGTATTCCGCTGATTATTGTCTTGATGGTGGGGAATTTCATTGCGCTGATAAATGAGACCGTCATGAATGTCGCTTTGCCGAATATAGAAGAGACCTTGGGAATCAAAACGACAACTGCGCATTGGCTTTCTACAGGATATATGCTGACAATCGGTATACTCATTCCGATCAGTGCGTACTTGATGCAGCGTTTTACGACGAGGCAGCTGCTGCTTACTGCACTATCGTTTTTCTTTATCGGGACACTGGTTGCCGGTGTTGCTCCTGACTTTGCTGTTTTGCTGCTTGGACGTGTGATTCAGGCTTCTGGTTCAGGGATCATCATCCCGCTGGTGACGACAGTGATCATTACGATCACACCGCTGGCCAAACGTGGTTCGATGCTCGGTCTTCTGATGGTCGTCATTTTGTTTGCGCCAGCGATAGGTCCGGTATTTTCCGGTCTTGTGGTGGAGCAGGCTTCCTGGCGGTATGTGTTTATCAGTGTACTGCCCCTGACGCTTGCCTTGCTTGGTTTTGCTGCTTATTATGTGCGTAATGTATTGGAGACGAAACGTACGAAAATCGATATATTGTCTGTCGTTTTGTCGGTAATCGGTTTCGGTTCGGTCGTGGTCGGCTTCAGCGGTGCCGGAGCGCAAGGATGGACCAGTCCGCTCGTACTGGGTGCCTTATTGATTGGCTTTGCTGCCATTGCGTACTTTGCTTATCGTCAATTTAACTTGGAGATGCCGATGCTTGATTTGCGGCCATATAGAAATAAGAACTTCCTGATGGCGATCCTGGTCACGATCACTGTCATGATGTGCTTTTTCGCCGCTATGATTCTATTGCCTGTGTTCATGCAGGATGCTTTGGGGATCAGTGCTTTTGATTCCGGCATTGTCCTGTTCCCGGGCGGTATCATGATTGCTGTGATGGCACTGTTTACAGGCCGGCTTTCTGATCGATTCGGACCTAAGCCCTTTGCTGTGACCGGAACAGTCCTCTTAGTGGGGATGATTGCATTGATGGCGACTATATCGACTGATACGTCCATGCTGCAGTTTACTTTGCTATATGTCGGCTTTACCTTTGCGATCGGGTTGATTTTGACTCCGATGACGACATTAGGCCTCAATCAGCTGTCAGAGGAGCTCTATTCCCACGGCAGTGCTTCCTTGAATGCTTTCAACCAAATCTCCGGGGCGATCGGTCCGGCGCTGTTCATCACCCTGATGAGCAGCGGGAGCCAAGCTGCAGCCGCCCAGGGTGCAGCTCATGCCATGACAGCTGGTGTACAGTTTGCTTTCACTATTGCGGGTGCTTTTGCCATAGCTGCTGTCGTTTTCGTCCTGCTCGTTAAACAATCCAAACCCATCCACCACTATCGATACGAATGA
- the rpsF gene encoding 30S ribosomal protein S6 has translation MRDYEIMYIVRPDIEEEAKTALVERFNGILTDNGAEIEKVDEKGKKRLAYEINDYRDGYYYVINLKGTEAAINEFDRQAKFSDDIIRQIAIRLDEK, from the coding sequence ATGAGAGATTACGAAATCATGTACATCGTCCGCCCAGATATCGAGGAAGAAGCTAAAACTGCTCTAGTTGAGCGTTTCAACGGAATCCTGACTGATAATGGTGCGGAAATCGAGAAAGTTGACGAGAAAGGCAAAAAACGCCTTGCTTACGAAATCAACGACTATCGTGATGGCTACTACTACGTCATTAATCTTAAAGGCACTGAAGCCGCTATTAATGAATTCGACCGTCAGGCGAAATTCTCTGATGATATCATTCGTCAGATCGCGATTCGTCTAGACGAGAAATAA
- the ssb gene encoding single-stranded DNA-binding protein, protein MLNRVVLVGRLTKDPDLRYTPNGVAVANFTLAVNRPFSNQSGEREADFINCVVWRRPAENLANFMSKGSLVGVDGRVQTRSFDNQEGNRVFVTEIVADSVQFLESKGSSQGGGQGSSGYQNQNSNFNNNNNNFNSNNNFNRNNDQDPFRDKGEPIDISDDDLPF, encoded by the coding sequence ATGTTAAATCGTGTCGTACTTGTCGGCAGATTAACCAAGGATCCGGACCTGCGTTACACACCAAATGGAGTGGCAGTTGCCAACTTTACCTTAGCAGTAAACCGTCCTTTCTCTAATCAGTCAGGCGAACGTGAGGCAGATTTCATCAACTGTGTTGTATGGAGGCGTCCAGCTGAGAATCTGGCGAACTTCATGAGCAAAGGAAGTCTGGTTGGCGTCGATGGCCGTGTCCAAACGAGAAGCTTTGATAATCAAGAGGGCAACCGTGTATTTGTAACGGAAATCGTTGCAGACAGCGTACAATTCCTCGAGTCCAAAGGCAGTTCTCAAGGAGGCGGACAAGGTTCTTCTGGATACCAAAATCAGAACTCGAACTTCAACAATAATAACAATAACTTCAATAGCAATAACAACTTTAACCGGAATAACGACCAAGATCCTTTCCGTGATAAAGGGGAACCGATCGATATTTCCGATGATGATTTACCATTCTAA
- a CDS encoding ParB/RepB/Spo0J family partition protein — MAKGLGKGLNAFFPELEMKEEDQIQEIAINECRANPYQPRKVFSADAIEELKQSIQEYGILQPLIVRKSIKGYEIVAGERRYRAAKAAGMKKVPVIVKTLDDEKMMELALLENLQREDLTPIEEAQAYSNLMKELDITQDILARRLGKSRSHIANLIRLLTLPPEISDLINQGKLSMGHGRALLGLKDKKKLQPLVEKIQNESLNVRQVEQLIMKLNKNLPEPEKKKPVKDIFLAQTESQLRNQLGTDVTIHRGKRKGKIEIRFFSDEDLERILNVLNK, encoded by the coding sequence ATGGCCAAAGGGTTGGGGAAAGGTCTTAATGCTTTCTTTCCGGAATTGGAAATGAAGGAAGAAGATCAGATTCAGGAAATTGCAATCAATGAATGCCGCGCGAACCCATATCAACCGCGTAAAGTCTTCTCTGCTGATGCCATTGAGGAATTGAAGCAATCCATTCAGGAATACGGCATCCTGCAGCCACTTATTGTCCGTAAAAGCATCAAAGGTTATGAAATAGTAGCAGGGGAAAGAAGATACCGTGCTGCAAAGGCTGCAGGTATGAAAAAAGTGCCCGTAATCGTCAAAACACTCGATGATGAAAAGATGATGGAACTTGCTTTGTTGGAAAACCTGCAAAGGGAAGATCTCACGCCGATCGAAGAAGCGCAAGCTTATTCCAATTTGATGAAAGAATTGGATATCACGCAAGATATCTTAGCAAGGCGATTAGGAAAAAGCCGGTCACATATAGCGAATCTCATTCGTTTATTGACACTTCCGCCTGAAATAAGTGATCTTATCAATCAAGGCAAGCTTTCGATGGGGCATGGGCGTGCCCTGTTAGGTCTGAAGGATAAAAAGAAATTGCAGCCGCTGGTTGAAAAAATACAAAATGAATCACTGAATGTCCGGCAGGTGGAACAGCTCATTATGAAGCTGAACAAAAATCTGCCTGAGCCCGAAAAGAAGAAACCCGTAAAGGATATATTTCTTGCCCAGACTGAGTCACAGCTGCGGAACCAATTAGGGACAGATGTAACAATTCATCGCGGCAAACGAAAAGGGAAGATTGAAATCCGATTCTTCTCTGATGAAGATTTAGAACGCATCTTAAATGTATTAAATAAATAA
- the rpsR gene encoding 30S ribosomal protein S18 has product MAARRGRAKRRKVCYFTANGITYIDYKDVDLLRRFISERGKILPRRVTGTSAKYQRKLTIAIKRARQMALLPYVSE; this is encoded by the coding sequence ATGGCAGCACGTCGCGGTCGCGCTAAGCGCAGAAAAGTATGCTATTTCACAGCAAATGGCATCACTTACATCGATTACAAAGACGTTGATTTGCTAAGACGTTTCATCTCCGAGCGTGGAAAAATTCTTCCTCGCCGTGTGACTGGAACTTCTGCAAAATACCAGCGTAAATTGACAATCGCAATTAAACGAGCTCGTCAAATGGCTCTATTGCCATACGTGAGCGAGTAA
- a CDS encoding NAD-dependent protein deacylase, producing MQLETAARMIAGASSVAVLTGAGVSTASGIPDFRSTDGLWTADQSREYYISNHYFYKDPVDFWQKYKDIFRVKLLKDYGPNHVHRYLKKLETDGKQITVITQNVDGLHTLAGNEHVIEYHGTLNTATCPNCGRSYDLPYLLETDTPVCKECEQILKPDVVLFGDPITEHDRSERAIRQSELILVLGTSLLVSPFNILPQYANSLGKPSILINREPTVMDELFDVVIHDDLSKIVKQLQK from the coding sequence ATGCAATTGGAAACAGCAGCAAGGATGATAGCAGGAGCTTCTTCAGTGGCAGTCCTGACTGGTGCCGGCGTATCCACTGCCAGCGGTATACCCGATTTCCGTTCAACGGATGGTCTTTGGACCGCTGATCAAAGCAGGGAATATTATATTTCCAACCACTACTTTTATAAGGATCCCGTGGATTTCTGGCAGAAATACAAGGATATCTTCCGCGTGAAATTGCTTAAGGATTACGGTCCGAACCATGTACATCGTTATCTGAAAAAGCTGGAAACGGACGGCAAGCAAATCACTGTCATCACCCAAAATGTCGATGGCCTCCATACACTTGCCGGCAATGAGCATGTCATCGAATACCATGGAACCTTGAATACTGCCACCTGTCCAAACTGCGGCAGGTCCTATGACTTACCTTACCTATTGGAAACGGATACCCCTGTATGTAAAGAATGTGAGCAAATACTTAAACCCGATGTAGTCCTGTTTGGCGACCCGATCACAGAACATGACCGATCAGAAAGGGCGATACGGCAAAGTGAACTGATACTTGTACTGGGCACTTCCCTGCTCGTGAGTCCATTCAACATACTCCCCCAGTATGCCAATTCACTTGGCAAACCCTCCATTTTGATCAACCGGGAACCAACGGTCATGGATGAGCTGTTCGATGTCGTCATTCATGATGATCTTTCCAAAATCGTAAAGCAGCTGCAAAAATAG